Genomic DNA from Channa argus isolate prfri chromosome 10, Channa argus male v1.0, whole genome shotgun sequence:
TAGGTTCTACTGCAATCAAGCCAAGATATCAGCACAGGCAAAAATCAAGACTCTCCCAGTGGGAGTAAATATATATGAattttgatacatttaaaaagtagaaGGCACAACAGAAGTAATAATTCAATTAGCACAGTCTTAATATGGAGATTGAGCCAGTCAAATATTTCGGAAATTacacattacaaaatatttcatacattaaaacattttaaactacaCCCATTGGTATActgtaacatactgtacacacccTATATATAGTAAAGCAAGCAGAATatgtaacaaaaacaagacCCACCTCTGTTctatatacagaaaaaaaatttcaaaatcaaTACTTGACAAAAAGGCAGTAGCAGAATAAAAAAGCTTCCCTTTTTAATGCCACTgcactacaaaaaaaacacttaaatacatatttatacactAGTAATGCTGTCTGCAACTCCACTGTGTATAAAGCAGCACAAAGTgtttcataaaacacacaaaaaacgaTCTTTAATATTGTTGCAGGTGAAATAAAAGTTCAGAAATACCAGGGCTGAATCAGTTTTACCTCTAACAAACAAGTCTCCACCGTTcgtcacattttcacatttaaaggaTTAATAATTCTTAAtgtgaaaagtaaaacaaataaatggacATGGGAGCCAGTTGGcatgaaacaaacaataatcAAAAGGAAATATAGGGAGGTAGATAGGGTGTCTCTGCGACCAACCATTTGTTTATGTATCTGTGAAAAGAAGCTTCTTCGTATGTACCAGAATTCTGGTATTTGAGTGTTCAGatgctttattttttctatttgatAGCCTGtatgcttttaaaagtgttttaaagatGTATGCTTATAAATTTGCTGATGAGCTTTTGCAAAATATCCAAAGTCCACTTCTTTAAgcacaatgtttaaataatactAAAGAGGAACGTTTGTTTTCTAATATCTTAAGGCTGTTCTTTGGTGTTAGCAATTATTGCAAACGCTATCAGGAGTCTTTGAGAAACTACTTAACAGCAATTCAAGTATTGTAAACTCTGCAGTGTGACACACAGAGGCcagtttgtctgcatgtttCAATTTACGAATGAAATCTATACTTATAAATCACAATAGCTTGGCTCTTTGACCtatgtcaaaataaataaacagcaacaaattATCTTGACACATCTCCCGAAAGATTCATAATGCCCTCTACGCCTCAACAGGAGCCACGCCGTTGCTGTGTGGTTTGTGGCCATTGGCATCTGTGTAGTTGAGTGCCTGCCTCTCCTGACCGGCAACCGGTTTGTCTCTCGCCTCCATTTCCCTCACCAGGTGTCTGCGGAGGTAGAACAGGTAACCCGGCAGCAAAAAGCCAAAGAATGTGAAGATCAGCAGGCCGAGATTGATCTGAAGGACAAGATAATAAGATGTGAGAAGAGTGACCAATTTACCCTTTTCATTTCCAGGACTGAaccagataaaataaataatataaaatgttgagTCCGCATATGATCAAGTTCAGCATCTGTGGCATATatgcaactttatttatgtcacAGTGGAGAATGCTGAGATCCCTtttgcatctctgtgtgtgtgaagtgtgtaGGCATGCAGAGACAAATGTGTGTCCTAACCCAATAGGGGTCTCCTTTCAGTGGTCCAAGCATGGCCATGAAAAGTGGCTGCTGCAGCAGAGCGATCAAAGCGCTGATCATGGACTGAAGGCCTGTTAGGGTGCCAAAATGGTTGGACGGGTAGCTGCGGGAGAAACAGGGTGGTTACCAAGTGTTTGaaacatcaaattaaattaGACTGTGTTCCAGCCTAATCTCATGAATAACATAGGATGAAGTAATTGTTTCTGCTATCGACAGATGAAGCAAACCGAGATGCTGAGCACTTCTCAGTTTCAGGGAGTTTATTTTCGTATGGAGGTTTTCATACTGATGTGGCTCTGGAGGCCACTCATCAGCTTGTCATTGTAATTTGCAGAAGTGCATTTATCCTGATATGTCTGCAGTGTAAAGGCCCACACACTGGCTGGCATTGTACCAGGCATTAACACTTATCACAAGACTACAGAAACATCTCACAGTAGTTGCAGGCTAGATTTTAAATCCAGccaacaaaatatacattttttgaaGGGAATATGTTTTGTGGTTGCAGTGTTGTGGTtgttaaatacacaaaactCCCCCAATTTTTATCACCACATCTGGTTACATTTATCACACTGTACTGAAGTACTTCTTGCTGTTTGGTGTTTATATAGTGCTGGAAAACACCTTAAAAAGGTCAGAAAAGAGTTTGTTGTCTCATTGCCAGGATATGATGGCATGTACTTCGATGAGCTCTGCTTCACTTAGGTGTTTCTTTAACTGCATGAACCACAATATACTGTGTGTTACACATATGATAAGAATCTCAGCTgacagttttacagtatttatacagCCACGTAACTGATGAAATGTAGTCCATTGTATAGGCAATGAATGAATGCTTACTAATGAATTTTAGTTATTAATGGTGGCTAAAGGCAAACCTTCATAACTGTCCATCTACTTGTTTTGTTATTGACACAACTTTAGCAATTGCTTCAGGATTTAAAAAGGAACTTTACACTTTATCATAGCCATGAATTGACAAGACTCACACAGCAGCATAAAGACCACCGCAGCAGGAGTGGATGAAGCCTCGGACCATAGTGTGAAGAATGAAGGTAAAAATCTAAAGGAAGTAGAAAAAGACACAATCATTGGATCTCGCACTGCTGCAATattggtagttttttttttttataatttccttGTTGTCTACCTAATactgtatgtgcgtgtgtgtgtggtcagaaGTGTGCGCACTACCTGCAGTGGCAGGTTGTCTATGAGACAGCAGATGCCAAACCCAAGGAGTAGCAGGTTGGTTAGGGTGAAGGCTCTCATGGCATTGGTCACTTTTTGGATCTTACGGTCTCTCCTGGGCCAACTGGTTGGTCCATTGTGAcaccaaaaaaatgtgttttaatgtcagTTATAATGAAACCATCCCTTACAGCAAACGACAATGACCAAGTCATGTTTACAATATGTAAGATTTTCATCCCCTGACAATTGATATAGAGACAAAGAAtttaatatttgtcaaaaatCTTATAGAGCTTTTTCAAGTCCCATCACTACATGAATTGTACCTCTGCTTTGTGCTGGAGAGGTCAGTCTCCTCCTCTTTACACTCCTTCATCTTCCAGTCCATAATGTATCCAATCAGAGGACACGTGACAAGACACACCAGCTGCAGTGTCCCGAAGATGGATGAATAGAAACTCACTGAAtgagaacaaaataaatcaaattaaaacagaacCTAAAAGCTATGCAAAACAAGTTACATAAAGTGTACAAATTTAAAGGCATGTTAACATATTGCACACCTTCCATTTCTGCCTCCTTCACCAGGTCCTCAGATgctgaaatacataaaaacGTCTCTTTAAGTAATTTTTCTGATAATGCACAATAATATTTGAAACCAagtgtttgtttgctgtgatgGTGGTTGAGGGTTTGATACTTACGATGCTCTTGCCCATAGGTGACCATAAACTCCAGCATCTTGTTCATAGCTCCCATATAGAAGATGATCCTCAACTGGGACATGCCCATTGTAATCAGACTCCACAGGAAGATGGGAGAGAATACTGACCGACGGAAGGGAATAGCATCTGAGAGACAAGcagatttctgttttatttaacgtaaatatacatataaagtaTGTGAATGGAGTCAAGGACTTTGATTCTTATTGGTTTAAGTGTAAATGTTGAGACATCCAGCGTGTCAGTCTCAGTttttcatatactgtagatcataattttgcattaaaaacgAAATTAAAAAGAAGTGTTACTTTTGGAACCACTGATATAAAGCAGTTTGTGCTGTTTGATGACCTACTGGATGCAACATCAGGTCTATTAGGAATTTTCTCTCTTGATTGTTGGACATCTCCATGTTTCTCGCTCAGTGTTTCTCCATCAACCTTCTGGTCTGATGATGGAAGCTCTCGCAGCGTGAGGATCTTACTgttaaatacacacagatatacaaaAGCTTATTATGGTGGTAAACTGATAAGCTAAAC
This window encodes:
- the slc43a1a gene encoding solute carrier family 43 member 1a isoform X1; its protein translation is MIKSLPCDPLYPAAVDKQEWSRAAVMAPSLIQAYRRRWWMAVTAVIENLLCSAVLLGWASLLIMLKKEGFYSHLCSENDSVVVSLGNTSNTEVKELPSCVEQEEMLNLGFTIGSFLLSATTLPLGILMDKFGPRPIRLMGSACFGLSCVIMALSTYNPQILSALIFLALSLNGFGGICLTFTSLTLPNMFGALSSTILSLMIGSYASSAVTFPGVKLIYDSGVSFMAIMWAWAVLAGCVLFNCFFNWPVEGFPTPDEIDYSKILTLRELPSSDQKVDGETLSEKHGDVQQSREKIPNRPDVASNAIPFRRSVFSPIFLWSLITMGMSQLRIIFYMGAMNKMLEFMVTYGQEHPSEDLVKEAEMEVSFYSSIFGTLQLVCLVTCPLIGYIMDWKMKECKEEETDLSSTKQSWPRRDRKIQKVTNAMRAFTLTNLLLLGFGICCLIDNLPLQIFTFILHTMVRGFIHSCCGGLYAAVYPSNHFGTLTGLQSMISALIALLQQPLFMAMLGPLKGDPYWINLGLLIFTFFGFLLPGYLFYLRRHLVREMEARDKPVAGQERQALNYTDANGHKPHSNGVAPVEA
- the slc43a1a gene encoding solute carrier family 43 member 1a isoform X2; protein product: MAPSLIQAYRRRWWMAVTAVIENLLCSAVLLGWASLLIMLKKEGFYSHLCSENDSVVVSLGNTSNTEVKELPSCVEQEEMLNLGFTIGSFLLSATTLPLGILMDKFGPRPIRLMGSACFGLSCVIMALSTYNPQILSALIFLALSLNGFGGICLTFTSLTLPNMFGALSSTILSLMIGSYASSAVTFPGVKLIYDSGVSFMAIMWAWAVLAGCVLFNCFFNWPVEGFPTPDEIDYSKILTLRELPSSDQKVDGETLSEKHGDVQQSREKIPNRPDVASNAIPFRRSVFSPIFLWSLITMGMSQLRIIFYMGAMNKMLEFMVTYGQEHPSEDLVKEAEMEVSFYSSIFGTLQLVCLVTCPLIGYIMDWKMKECKEEETDLSSTKQSWPRRDRKIQKVTNAMRAFTLTNLLLLGFGICCLIDNLPLQIFTFILHTMVRGFIHSCCGGLYAAVYPSNHFGTLTGLQSMISALIALLQQPLFMAMLGPLKGDPYWINLGLLIFTFFGFLLPGYLFYLRRHLVREMEARDKPVAGQERQALNYTDANGHKPHSNGVAPVEA